CCAGGCCCGCATAACTATTGCGATCGCTTTGGCCAGATGTTTTTCAACTGTAGAAACGGAGAGAGACATTTCCTCCGCTATTTCCAGCATCGATTTTTCATGGATGCGGCGAAGAATGAAGACCCGACGGCATTGCGTAGGCAGCGAATCGACGATCGTTTCGACCTGACGCAATGCTTCGCGGGCGTGGAGTTGTGCTTCCACGTTATTTTCGCCTTGCAGCAGTTCCAGATCGGCAATGGTTTCGAAGCTCACCACCTTGTTGCGGCGGGCGGCATCGATGACGAGGTTGCGGGCGATCGTGAACAGATAGGCACGGCCCGTCGTCACATTTTCCCAATTTTCGGTGGCATAGGCGCGTGCGAGTACCTCCGCGACCATATCCTCCAGTTCCTGATTGGCAGGAAGTATCCGCCTGAGCCGCCCGCGTAGAGCAGCTTCCTGTGGCAGGATCACTGTCTTGAACCATTCCAGCTTAGCGCGAACCCTGTGCACGTTGACCCCCTTGCTGTCAGCCGCGCCTCTCCCGCAATTTCATATGTTTGTCATAGTTCAATCATGGATGCAGGGGGCTGTCTAGCGCTACCAAAGACATTATTGCCCGTTTCTGTGGAAAACTTGCCCCCTGTTGCCAAATTGCGTCGATAGAGCCTGCTAAATCGGCGGCAGTTCAGACGGCGCGCTGTCGGGTTGGTCGAAATCGGGATTTTGTGGCACGATTTCGGGAGGTTCTCCCGCCGGCGTTTCCGCGGGCGTGGCCGGGGCGGGGGTTTCCGGTGGGGATTGCGGCTCGATCTTGTCGGGTTGGGGGACGCCGTCGGGGGCGGGATCGGGCTGGGTCGCCATGATTGTCTCTCCTTCAATATGCGGCTACGCTTGGGTAGCCGAGCGGGTTCCCCACGAACTTATCCCCAGCTTATCCACAGCCTTGACCCGTGGGCCTTGCTTCGCGAGACTCTTTTCTCTATGCCGCGCCGACCGGCGACCGATGCGGGCGTGGCGAAATTGGTAGACGCGCCAGATTTAGGTTCTGGTATCGCAAGATGTGGGGGTTCGAGTCCCTTCGCCCGCACCAGTGCGCCAGACTGATGGATGCGCAGGCGCCAACGAAATTCAGCTGAAGAAAGCGTTTGAGAGAAGAGATGCAGACTGTTGAGACGTTGAACGAGGGGCTGAAGCGCGCCTACACCGTGACCATCACGTCGAAGGACAT
This region of Sphingobium sp. EM0848 genomic DNA includes:
- a CDS encoding sigma-70 family RNA polymerase sigma factor, translating into MHRVRAKLEWFKTVILPQEAALRGRLRRILPANQELEDMVAEVLARAYATENWENVTTGRAYLFTIARNLVIDAARRNKVVSFETIADLELLQGENNVEAQLHAREALRQVETIVDSLPTQCRRVFILRRIHEKSMLEIAEEMSLSVSTVEKHLAKAIAIVMRAWAEREETDFERAGVGTRFGLRKQGQDRGGSRAPAGKA